From Montipora foliosa isolate CH-2021 chromosome 6, ASM3666993v2, whole genome shotgun sequence, a single genomic window includes:
- the LOC138007915 gene encoding uncharacterized protein — MQIMQDENNTLKYSLAYTGCFKTFNIASCVRDSCLTLLAVVTFFVCVIKLCKLHSHRHSLPNQYIVFYSGIVECLLCGINWFYLAKTAVFLVTQFIKVCQILIVTKFHCCLAARMIGLDDKFRRYSNKVFGALLVACLVMTILGLATMKHEYEECAEPEWLLLSSTEIFIVQVFMASGVFITRELNTVRMLADDRAAQKRDLWGIIFIFELSALVSLIHDIVMRITGPENHCQGVFLKTKAGYTAVYIAVNIIRWLLPLWAMAAIFDTENNQFSQDDYMAPGFAVNDDSGNFTSQFRPRTDSFHYKHLHDDIGAVGRPLLPPFSSHPKSLTSMGSSYGSTAQGTRSSSDRYPPIA; from the exons ATGCAGATCATGCAAGATGAAAACAACACGCTGAAATACTCTTTAGCATACACTGGATGCTTCAAAACATTCAATATTGCATCATGTGTGAG AGACAGCTGTCTAACCTTGCTCGCAGTTGTGACATtttttgtctgtgtgataaag CTTTGCAAACTCCATTCTCACCGTCATTCCCTGCCAAACCAGTACATTGTTTTTTACAGTGGTATAGTGGAATGCCTTCTCTG TGGAATTAACTGGTTCTACTTGGCCAAAACTGCTGTGTTCTTGGTGACGCAGTTCATAAAAGTTTGTCAG ATCTTGATTGTCACCAAATTCCACTGCTGTTTGGCAGCCAGAATGATTGGATTAGATGACAAGTTCAGAAG GTACTCTAACAAGGTGTTTGGAGCTTTATTAGTTGCCTGTCTTGTAATGACAATATTGGGACTTGCTACAATGAAGCATGAGTATGAAGAATGTGCAG AACCAGAGTGGCTTCTTTTGTCAAGTACTGAAATTTTTATTGTTCAAGTTTTTATGGCATCAGGAGTTTTTATTACAAG agaactTAACACTGTTAGAATGTTGGCAGATGACAGGGCTGCTCAAAAGAGAGATCTGTGGGG GATAATCTTCATTTTTGAGCTGTCAGCATTAGTAAGCCTCATACATGACATTGTTATGAGAATCA CTGGGCCAGAGAATCATTGCCAAGGAGTGTtt CTGAAAACCAAAGCAGGCTACACAGCAGTCTACATTGCCGTAAAT ATTATCAGATGGCTTTTACCACTGTGGGCAATGGCAGCAATATTTGACACGGAAAATAATCAGTTTAGTCAGGATGACTATATGGCTCCAGGTTTTGCTGTGAACGATGATTCAGGG AACTTCACTTCTCAGTTCCGTCCAAGGACTGACAGCTTCCATTacaaacatttgcatgatgacatTGGTGCTGTTGGTCGACCTTTACTGCCACCTTTCAGTTCTCATCCCAAGTCCCTGACAAGTATGGGATCCTCTTATGGATCCACAGCCCAGGGTACAAGGAGCTCATCTGACAGGTATCCACCAATAGCGTAG